The Thamnophis elegans isolate rThaEle1 chromosome Z, rThaEle1.pri, whole genome shotgun sequence DNA window TTCAGATGGGTACACTCCAACAAGCTAACTCCCCCAACTCAACTCTGCCTCGTTTTGGCCAAAACATGGATGTTATCATGGTTATTGGTGGTGTGTCTGAGGGAGGTGATTACTTGAGTGAGTGTGTGGGGTATTTTATTGATGAAGATAGATGGGTGAATTTACCACACATACACAATCACCTTGATGGACATGCTGTGGCTGTAACCAAATCCTATCTTTATGTGGCAGGTTCCATGGAGCCTGGCTTTGCCAAGACCATGGAAAGGTATAACCCAGGTAGAAATGTTTGGGAGCAGGTTTCAAATCTCATAACCAGGAAGCATTCTTTTGGATTTACTGAGGTAAAGGGAAACCTGTACAGTATTGGTGGCCATGggaatttcatccctggttttAAAGATGTAGCTGTCTACAACCCTGATCAAGATAAGTGGCACAACTTAGAGTCTGCCCCAAAGATACTCCGGGATGTTAAAGTGATTACAATAGACAATAGATTTGTTTACATGGCAGCTCGCACACCAGTTGATGGAGATAATGAAGATGGCTTAAGGTCTGTCGTTATTCGCTATGATGCAGACACACGACAGTGGCGAGATTGTGAGGCTCTGCCATTCCTTGACAACTATTGCCGCTTCCAAAGAGTTGTGGGGAACACCAACTTTTACCACACCGCTTCTTGTTGTCCCAGAAGCTATCCTCTAGACCATGAAGATACCAAGAGAATCTCTAACCAATTATCTGATGATATTCTGGAAACCTTACCATCAGAGGTCCTTAGCATTGAAGGGGCAGCTATCTGCTATTACAAAGATGATATCTTCATCATAGGTGGATGGAAGAACAGTGATGATACTGATAAACAGTACAGAAAAGAGGCCTACCGCTACTGTGCTGAGAAGAAGCGTTGGCTGTTACTTCCTCCTATGCCTCAGCCTCGCTGCCGTGCTACAGCTTGTCATGTTAGAATCCCCTTTCGGTCCTTACATGGTACCCAAAAATATCCAGTGCCACAAAACCTAATGTGGCAGAAGGACCGGATCCGGCAGATGCAGGAGATACACCAACATTCCTTAAGTTTACGGAGAATGCCTAGGTCTCAGATAGAATGCTAGTTTGAATAAATGATATCAGAAATATCGATCTGTAATTGTCATGCCTGGCATGGACTAATAGTCACCAAACTGCTTAAGCATTGGAGACAAAGCTTTCTTGGTGTTGAATTTGATCTGGATTTCAAGCACCACATGGAAATTTGGTTTATATTAGCCATATATGTGAAGGTAAGCAGACATATAAAATGCTTAGAACCTGTTGGTTTCTCCATAGATGTGAGCCCGATAAAGAATCAAACAAAATAATTGTTCTTGCACTTTGTGAATGTGTTCAGgtaaaattaaaaattcagcacaGCCTTTTTCTTCCCCTCTAACATTTTTTTGTATgtggatttttttgtttgttttgaatcaTCTCATCTTACTTTAAGCATTATACAAGTCATGTGAAGTATTTCAGTTTGTTCTAAAGTGCTGATATGTATGTAATGGACCATTTCAAGGTTTTCTTAAGTTTTTTTGGAGAGGCATTTCTCTTTTGTTATAAATTTCTCTAATTTGGAAATGTAAAATAGCTAAAATAAAAACTCTACTAAGAGGAATAAAGCACAAACTTTCTAAGAACTTAGAAAGAATATTCCGTGATAATAAG harbors:
- the LOC116522261 gene encoding kelch-like protein 11, producing the protein MAAAGGSGDLDAGGHGDTDVSLPGLEGEAGSDSEPDSEVFSCVTHCSDLACRQNEQRRLGLFCDVTLAFSGGSNEEEEEEGGMGGASFDPPPREFRAHRSVLAAATEYFAPLLLGDFAESRSGRVELRKWSSGAGPDPETIEAIISFMYTGTVRVSPGNVHDILELADRFLLIRLKEFCGEFLKKKLSLSNSVAIHSLAHMYSLNQLAIKAAKMIRRNFYKVIEDEEFYTLPFHLIRDWLSDSEITVDAEEILFEMVLKWVQRNPDEREKYFEELFKLLRLSQIKPTYLTRHVKSEKLVSSNEACLKLVLEAVESHALKGENFQMGTLQQANSPNSTLPRFGQNMDVIMVIGGVSEGGDYLSECVGYFIDEDRWVNLPHIHNHLDGHAVAVTKSYLYVAGSMEPGFAKTMERYNPGRNVWEQVSNLITRKHSFGFTEVKGNLYSIGGHGNFIPGFKDVAVYNPDQDKWHNLESAPKILRDVKVITIDNRFVYMAARTPVDGDNEDGLRSVVIRYDADTRQWRDCEALPFLDNYCRFQRVVGNTNFYHTASCCPRSYPLDHEDTKRISNQLSDDILETLPSEVLSIEGAAICYYKDDIFIIGGWKNSDDTDKQYRKEAYRYCAEKKRWLLLPPMPQPRCRATACHVRIPFRSLHGTQKYPVPQNLMWQKDRIRQMQEIHQHSLSLRRMPRSQIEC